The Columba livia isolate bColLiv1 breed racing homer chromosome 13, bColLiv1.pat.W.v2, whole genome shotgun sequence genome has a segment encoding these proteins:
- the CCDC102A gene encoding coiled-coil domain-containing protein 102A produces MSQSGASRLAGSPPLPGGSLLALLAPEPSPSPPSGTPSPGPPPALLEGDWEGREELRLRELEEARARAAQMEKTMRWWSDCTANWREKWSKVRAERNRAREEVRQLRHRLEALTKELAGLRRDRDRPEERPPSTHPPARLHSQPSADGAEGEADPEREPVRDVGAETPQKAKELELMENILTSKQDESWEQRGPRASFTRQERSRLLWEDVSVIEEDATKVTALKLRLDESQKVLLKEREDKLALSKNIEKLEGELSQWKIKYEELNKNKQEVMKQLNILKEIHQDELGRISEDLEDELGARSSMDKKLAELRVEMERLQAENAAEWGRRERLETEKLNLERENKKLRAQIEDLEEVLARKRRQTASALDTDLKTIQAELFEKNKELADLKHIHAKLKKQYQEKMAELAHANRRVEQHEGEVKKLRLRVEELKKELAQAEDELDEAHNQTRKLQRSLDEQTELSESFQVQLEHLQSRLRRQQSTPLFGKMRSARFGPDDAGDGTSDPDEDEDLQIQVP; encoded by the exons ATGAGCCAAAGCGGGGCCTCACGCCTGGCTGGCTCCCCGCCGCTGCCGGGGGGCTCactgctggccctgctggccCCTGAgccctccccatccccccctAGCGGGACACCCTCACCAGGCCCCCCCCCGGCATTGCTGGAAGGGGACTGGGAAGGGCGGGAGGAGCTGCGGCTgcgggagctggaggaggcGCGAGCGCGAGCGGCCCAGATGGAGAAGACGATGCGATGGTGGTCGGACTGCACGGCCAACTGGCGGGAGAAATGGAGCAAAGTGCGGGCTGAACGCAACCGGGCCCGCGAGGAGGTGCGGCAGCTGCGGCATCGCCTGGAAGCCCTCACCAAGGAGCTGGCCGGGCTGCGCCGCGACCGTGACCGGCCAGAGGAGCGCCCgccatccacccacccaccgGCACGGCTGCACAGCCAGCCCAGTGCCGATGGGGCCGAGGGAGAGGCTGACCCAGAGCGGGAGCCTGTGCGGGATGTAGGGGCTGAGACGCCCCAAAAAGCCAAG gagctggagctgatgGAAAACATCTTGACGAGCAAGCAGGACGAGAGCTGGGAGCAGCGGGGCCCCCGGGCCTCCTTCACCCGCCAGGAACGGAGCCGTCTGCTCTGGGAAGACGTCAGCGTCATTGAGGAGGATGCCACCAAAGTCACCGCCCTGAAGCTGCGGCTGGATGAGTCCCAAAAAGTGCTGCTCAAGGAGCGGGA GGACAAGCTGGCGCTCAGTAAGAACATTGAGAAGCTGGAGGGTGAGCTCAGCCAGTGGAAGATCAAGTACGAGGAGCTCAACAAGAACAAGCAGGAGGTGATGAAGCAG CTCAACATCCTGAAGGAGATCCACCAGGACGAGCTGGGCCGCATCTCCGAGGACCTGGAGGATGAGCTGGGTGCTCGCTCCAGCATGGACAAGAAGCTGGCCGAGCTGCGCGTGGAG aTGGAGCGGCTGCAGGCGGAGAACGCAGCTGAGTGGGGACGGCGGGAGCGACTGGAGACAGAGAAGCTCAACCTGGAGCGGGAGAATAAGAAGCTGCGGGCGCAGATCGAGGACCTGGAGGAGGTGCTGGCTCGCAAGCGGCGCCAGACGGCCAGTGCCCTGGACACCGACCTCAAAACCATCCAGGCCGAGCTCTTTGAGAAGAACAAG GAGCTGGCTGACCTGAAGCACATCCACGCCAAGCTGAAGAAGCAATATCAGGAGAAGATGGCCGAGCTGGCCCATGCCAACCGCCGCGTGGAGCAGCACGAGGGCGAGGTAAAGAAGCTCCGCCTGAGAGTGGAGGAGCTGAAGAAGGAGCTGGCCCAAGCTGAAGATGAG cTGGATGAGGCCCACAACCAGACACGGAAGCTGCAGCGGTCGCTGGACGAGCAGACGGAGCTGAGCGAGAGCTTCCAAGTGCAGTTGGAGCATCTGCAGTCCCG GCTGCGGCGGCAGCAGAGCACCCCGCTTTTTGGCAAGATGCGCAGTGCCCGCTTTGGACCTGATGACGCTGGGGATGGCACCAGCGACCCCGACGAGGACGAGGACCTGCAGATCCAGGTGCCCTAG